Below is a genomic region from Mustela lutreola isolate mMusLut2 chromosome 1, mMusLut2.pri, whole genome shotgun sequence.
AAATGcttaaaagcagaaaatacaGAAGTTTCCTAAAAACCAGGCTCAAAGGATGAGAATGAGTGGTATTGGGGTGTACGTTTTCACATTTGCTTGTGTACAGCTAAGTGTGCATTTTAAGTGTATATGGTTCGCGTGTATGTTGTCAAAAACATTACTCCAGTTTTGTCTGTTTACAAAGTGCTTTTATAGATAGTTCATTTTAGCTTCTAAGTCACTGGTTTTTCAAAGTAGCTTTCACAGAACCAAGGGGtctgggaagaaaatattaaaacttcgATATTGGCCTAACCCATCTTAATATTGGTTTGTCAGGTATACGACATAGTGCAAGAAGACAGCATGTACAATTTTAAGTGTGCTTCTATTAGGGCTAAGAGCACACGGTTTTCTTATTGGTAATTGGAGAATTACCCACATCAACCAGGTAGACGCCAGGTCTCCACCCAAGACCTACAGAAACCGAATCTCTGGGAGGTGAGGCCCAGAAATCTGTTTGGAAACAAGCATCCTGaaattggagaaatgtctgcttttggtgtgggaggtgggaaggatcttcattttacaggtggggaaagtGAGGGTGAAGAATGTTAAGAAATGcaaactcaaggtcacacagtgagcaaGAGGCATAGACTGCTTCCACTGTTTCTTCGAATTACCCAGGTGCACGCGTAAGTGCTTGGCACATGCCACATGCTGGTAACCCCTGAGACCCGGAGCCCAGGAGTCATAACCCCTGAGACCTGGAGCCCAGGAGTCGTAGCTGCAGGCGCTAAGTGAAGAGCCAACCCCCAGGGGACATTGAAGTTCcattacacaaacacacatcctctctttctttctccctcaggATTTTAAAGGTTGAGTTCAAGGGTGCCTGAATTGTCCAGTCaatcaagcgtctgccttctgctcaggtcctgatctcagagtcctgggatggagccccgcatcgggctccctgctggggtggggaggaagcctgcttttcctctcccactccccctgcttatgttcctgccctgtttctgtcaaataaataaataaaatctttaaaagaaaaaatcatctgTAATCAGCAGATTTAACAGGGATGTCTAAAGGGTTGTTTCTTCAAGTGGCTGAGGGAGCCTTGAAGGTCAGACGTATTATAGCGGTCTATTCTAACCTCCTGCATCGGAGGAACTCACCAATTCAGTTCAATCAATGTGCAGCTTATTTTTCCCATACATGAACAGGGAAAGTGTTTACTAGGAGAAACAAATGTCAGCTTGTCTCTGTTTAATTATCACCCATTCCAAAATAGGAGGTTTCAGAATAACTGAGGTTTACTCTGgagtttaagagagagagagagagagtgagagagagcaaagagCTCCACATTTTCATCATAAAAGTTCATGTCCAAGACTGAAGACCTCATTCCTGTGACCTCAGAATGAAGCTCAGATGCTTGATTTTGTGCCTCCTTCATTCTTCCGAGGCCTCTTGCTTGGAGATGCTGATGGAAGACTTCGGGAGAAACAGTCTGACTCTTTGGGTCAGAGGCAGAGTGAAGCCAAGACGGGGAGTCAGTGGCTGGCCAGCAGTTACTAAGCATGGGCAAAATGGGCGTGTGCTAAGCGGTCTCAGATTCTCCTCATTCCTCTAAAGATCTGGTTTGACAGTTACCACAGTTTGCTACTATCTGTCCTGGAAACCAGAGAAAAacatttactttcttatttatatGATAGTTCAACTTTCCCCAGTAAAAAATGtagacacacacgcacatgcacacatgcacacaatatAGAAATAATCTTGTATCAAAAATCAAGATTTAAAGTGGCAAATAGCCACATGACACAGTTTGCTTAGATCATCAAAGATCAGGATGTCCCCTCCTAATCAGAGCCTGTGCCTTCTGTTCAGAGTGCGTCCATGCTTTCAAGTTGTCCAGAATATTTGAAAAGTTCACTATTGCCAATCAACCACTTTTCTGATATGGGGTGGCACCAGGCTCTAGAAGGAACACAGAGTGGGATGCTTAGTCAGTTGCTAGAAAACCTGGTGGATAAAGGTAAAATCTGGAATTTCTTTTCGACCTGAAGATTCTATCCTCGGACATCCTTTGGTACAGCCTGGATATGGGAGTAGACAAAAGGCACCatgatagcttaaaaaaaaaaaaaaaaaaaaaaaaaaaacaagaacaccaCTCGAAAATCCTGGTCATCTGCTAAGGTTTCTGAAGCAGTTATTCAcacaaaaagaatctttaaagcTCAGGTGAACCGTTAACACGGTAAAATCTCCATGGCACTCTCAAAATGGGAAATTATGTACACGTGCCAAGCGCAGAAGTGTGTTTCTATGCAAGCCAAAGAGACTGTCTGCACTCATTCCTCACCCTACCCCTCTTCCGTCTGAATTTTCTTCCTTCATCCTCCTGTTGTTGAGACAGCAGCGGGAAGTCAGGACGCCTGTCGTGGTCCAGTCGTCCTTCCACTAGACCGACAATTCAATGCCCTTCTGATATGCCAACTGTGAACACCTCTTGCAAACTGGCTCTCTCCAGGGCTCTTACATTCTGAGGACCTGATGTGACAGACACGGCAAGCCGACCGCCTCAGTGTTCGATGTCTAGTCTCCCTCTTCTCGGTAAGCAAATCCCGAATTTAATTGGAAAATCCAGCCAGCAGAAAAGAAAGTTTTCTTAGCCTTCCCTGTGTCTCAGTGTGACCACGTGACTAGACGTTGACCAAGGAGGTATAAATGGAAGGGAGGGtgattcccttccttctttttcctgcaGGGAAAGAAAACCCAAGGATTGGAAGACACAGTAGCCTTGAGAAGGAAGCCAAGATGATGGGAGCACAGGTCGCTGATGGGATGGAACTCTAGCACCCTGGACTGCTAACTATGGACTTCGTTTACATGAAGAGGTAAATAcatctctatttttatataagCCACTTAACGCATGCAGCTGAACCGAATCCCAACAGATACACTTTGGGAAACTGTTGAAGGGATCACTCTCAAACAGGAAGCACTCAGTGTACTTGGTACAACAGCAAATCCACCTATGATGCAATTCACGATGACAACAGCTTATGTTTTAAGCACTCAGTGTGACCCTGTATGTAGAGACCACCAAACCAACCCAGGGTAATGTACGTCTGGTAAGCATCAGTAAGCATCCGCCATCCTTAAAGATGCTGGGAAGCTCAGaaatcaagtttttatttaaaggatCACCAAAGCGCAGTGATGACATTATAGACACTTGACAGTATTAGAGTTTTCAGGTGTGAGGACATAAAACCATTTTTCAAGGATTTGTTTCTCACTGATAAGATTCAGctttttattgagtgcctaccatgtgccaggcaccgtgaGAAATACTTGcacaatctcatttaatccttacaaataTATACTATTATTCTCATGTCATGAATGGGCAAATAGAAGGGATAagttatttgcccaaggtcatgtggTAAAGCTGGAAAGCAAACCGAGGTCAGCCACATTTCAGAGCCCGTGTTATGAAATGCCATATGCTGGCATCTTCCATGTTCGAATCTTTCTAGAGAGACTGGTCCATCCTCTAAATTCTCCACTGACTCATGTGGGAAAGGTAgttcttgtttttataaattagaaGACTGGCACCCAGAGAGGGCTGTGGTTCATCCTTCCATAAGATCAGAGCATGTGGCATCATGAGTCTGAATGGCAGGGACAGACAGCCGAAGCCATCCTCAGCAAATGGACTGGTTCTCCTCACTTGCCACTTGGAAGTGCGGCTCTCCAAATGGAAAGAAACATCAAGATTTACTGGGGAAAATCAGAACTACCTTTGAGTTACAACAGAGAGACGCATATGTTGTTATATTTTAATCAGAATCAGACATTAAGTGGCATAAAACATCTATCTCTTGGCTCTTCCCAACCTCATGAACTTAAAACTCAAATACAACACAAGCGGTTTGCAGAATTCTTTTGGCCGGCTTCCCCAAGTCCCAGAGGAGATTAAAAAGTAATAACGTAAAAAAGTTAAGGTCAAGGTGTCTTAATATCGCAGCTAATGACTAACCATTTGCTTACTGGTGGCTTCTTCTCCATCCTGAAGGCTGCTGAGCTCAACTCGCTGTCAAACAAGTGGTTAGTGATTAGTTCCCTGGGTGACTGTCCCTGAAGGCAAGCCATGCTCTGGGGACACACTAGGCACTTTCAGTGGGGGGAGCTACCTTTTCCAGGTTGGGTACAATGTCTGGCTCGCAAAAGCAAGACAAAGAATTTACAGACAGAATGGTCTGTGATTCTGCGCCcttggtgggtggggaggagggaggggcttaAGCGCTGGGATTTCAGAGCATTCTGAAGAACATCGATCCGTGGGTGGACGAGCAGGCCCTTTAATTCCTGCATGCGGGTGGGCAGTCCCGCACCGCCCACTCTGATTTTTATTCCAGAGCCCTGAGTGACGGCCTGTCGGCACCGCGGGGCGGTCCGGACTGAACAACAAGCGCCAGGGCGCAGGTCCCCCTGCGATCATTGGAACGGAAGCCAAGCAAATAACCCATAAGGCCGCCGGGGTTGGTGGGGGGGCGCCAGTCTGTCAACAGAGCACGAGCGCCCGACGTGCGCACTGCGCCACCGGCTCAGGGCCTTAATCTGCCTCGTCCATGTCCACGTCTTCTCCGGCGGTTGCTGCTTCTAAGGCCGCAAGGGCTTCCGCCACGGCCGCATCCTCATCCTCCGCGTCCCCGCCCGGCTCGTGGGGGGAGCCACGTGCATCCTCCCGCTCGGTTCTCGAATTGGCCTGAGCAACAGCCTCCTCTTTAAAGCAGACGCTTAGGCCGTCTGTCGACACGGCCTCGTTCAAGGAATCCCAACTTCTCTTCAAGGGGAAGGGCATGTTCAAACCATGCTCCCCCACCCTGGGGTGGGTTCCTGCCAGAGGGTCCTCCTCAGTCTGGCTCTTGGAAAGACAGTCCTTTTCTTCCTGATCACCTTTGTCTACAACAGAGCCCCAAAGGGGAGGGTAATCTGGGGCCGGGATCTGGAGGTCATGGTCTAGTACTTCCAAGGCAGGACCCTCCGCCCTGGAAGCAGCTCTGGAGTCCCCATTTCGAACAACCGGGGTCTCTTGCGAGGCCAGCAGCGCACCGTCCTGTTGTCCCGGGCCCCCTCTTTCTGGGAAGGGGTGAGTTGGGGCAACGCTGTTTGCAGGCAGTAAGCCCCTGTCATGATCCCCAGTGGGCTGCAGGGGGGCGAGGGCAGGGCTGATGCCATTGATGGCACTACCGGCTTTGCCGGCACAGTGTCCCCCTGCTGTATCCCCCTGAGGGGGCTGTCCTGGAGGCGGCCAGTGGGGCTCCTGCCCGCTGCAGGCTCGGCCTCTGCTGGCCGTCCTCTTCAGGCCCTCGATCTGCAGCTCATTTTTGTGCACGACTTGGCTGCTCTGCTTGCCTTTCAGTTTACCAGTGTCACCTTCATCCACCTTGCAGCTGTTCACCTCGTTGACATAGCCAGGGGAGGGCACTTGAACCGGATCAAAGAGatagctggggtgggggggggggggagagacaaGAATGAGGGTCAGGCTAAACACTAATTCACTTTTTTCATTACTAGCTTTATGAATGACTAACTTCCatcattaatacttttttttgcAGGCTCTTTCTTCTACTCTTCCTGTTAATTTCTGGGATTATTCCATTAAGCCTGTACATGTGTCTAAACCAATTAGATAGAGTTGGTGTAAACGTGTAcctccccccctgcccccggAAGAGATCCTAAGAAGAGATCCAAGAGAGCATGCAACAAAGTGATTCACAGAGTTTAAAACAACCCAACAGGGAAATAAAACAGATGTGTGATAACAGGGGAATAAAGGGTTAAGCACATCCCCttaatggaatactgtgcagtcattaaaataataaatatgaagtCTGGACTGAATGAATGAcacttataataaatatttattatagcgTTTTTTGGATAAAGCCTACCAGCATATTAGGACTACAGTAGAATAGAATTTATACACTCACATACGTATGAATAAAAGGAGACAGCCATTTAGCTATAGATATAGAACTAGAATGATAAAAAGTGTTATTTGTGAAGGAAGcaaattaattaatgttttccCTCTCATTTGTGTAGAATTCTCAGGGATCCCAGTTATTCTGAAATGGAATCTGGACATATGTGACGGGCGTGATTTATGTTCAGCGATGTCATTTCATTCAGGCACCATTTCTGAAACCCAAGCTTCTCTTTGCACTGAAGCTCTCTGGGGAATTGGAAATTCAACCTAAACCAAGTTCGCTCTCGGAGGATGATGTCGTTCCCCAAGCGCTCTGAGCGGTGAGCAAAGTAAGTTTAAAAATCGGGGCCACATGTCCCCTTAAATGGTATCAAAGCAGTTCCAAACTCATAATTTCTTGGCGATGCTGGTCATGCCCCAAAGCAGGATAAACGCACTAAACCCATGTCAGGTCTTCAGAGGGCCCCCGTGGTAATCCCAGATTCCTCCACTGACAGGTTATGTTTTCAACTTTACCTTTGTATCATTTTACAGCACCTGCACCCCATCTGGATTATTTTGTGTTACCgtctggaaaagaaaattaaaagggaaagaacACAGTGAATGGCAGGTGAGTAGGAGTTACGTTTGCTTTCTCTGCCCCAGATACTCCAAGTTCGTCGAGTCACAGTTTTTGACAAAAGGATAACGTGCGAGTCAGGGAGGCCAGGGTTCCTAGGAACCCCTTCCTTTATCCCAACCGCGGATTCAGAGCTCTCAAACACCTACGGACACCGGTCTCTGGGCCAGGCCCTTTCACCAACCCTGGCAGTTACCTGTGTCGTCTCCCATTGGCAAAGGAGGCCACACAGGCGAAGAATGCTAGGGGGAGAACAGCGGGGTTGAAAAGGGTCTGTACCATTTCCTCCCTCACCGCCTTGCGCTGGGGATGCGGGAATGTGTCCACATCGGGaggtgaaagagagaagagaggattcCTTCCCGAGGGATTAGCTACTCCAGCGTTTAAGGACATCTGGGTAAGGTGGCTGACCGCCGTGTTCCACAGCAGACATCCAAGGAGGTCACAGCTGCGGTCATCATTCCAAGCTTCACCCAGACTGGAGTGCACCTGTGCTGCCTTTCCCATGACTGGGCCATCCCTGGCTCCAGTCCAAGGGCTCCAGGCTGTTACAGCTCAAGGACGGGCTCCTGGGGGCCTTCAGGCAGCAGGTGGGTTCAGCTCTGGGCCACTTTTATCTCCCACCTGCCCCTTTCTGAGTGTCGTATTTCCCGATGCTTGCCTCTGACTCACATCTTCCCTCCACGTAGAACTGATCCTGTTGTTCTGATCTTGCCTCTGAAGAGCCAAAACTCTGGTGTGGAGGAACCTCTAAGTCACTTCCCATTTCTAAAACCTACAGCCTTTAAAAAGGCCAACAGAATCTACAGCCctggtccctccctccctgtAAGATACACACCCTAGGAAGAGGGACAAGTGGTTCACTGTTGGCTATGTTGCTGCCTCCCAGcccctttttctgtcttcttttagtCATGGCTGGATTCCCAGGATGCCCTCACAACCGCTTCACAAGCCTTTACCCACATGGTAAATGACCTGtgctctcttgttttcttttcttttcttttttttttttaagtttgttgttattgttgttgttgttgttagtaatctttacactcaatgtggggctcgaactcacaaccccgagatcaagagctgcatgctctttGAGTAAGCCTGCCGGGCGCCCCATGACTGGTGTTCTTTAAGAGGTTATAGATGGGTAGGTTAGGGGACCTATGTCCTTCCCACGGAGGGCTGAAAAAGTGGCCCCCCAAAGTTAGCCTATCCTAATCTCTGGAACTTGTGAATGTTACTgattatgacaaaaaaaaaaagaaaaaagaaaaaaaagtctttgccgATGGAATCATAGATTGGAGATGGGGAGATTTACTTGGAGTGTATGGTTCAGAACCCAGCTCTGCTTCCGACTGGCTGTATGATATTGGGCCTCAGCTATCCCATCTGTAAATGGGAATGATGATATGTTTACCATATAGCATTGCTGGAGAGTGTATGAGTTAATTTTCACAAGAAGCACATACTTATTATTCAGACCTATTTGGACACagcacgttaaaaaaaaaaaaaagaatgggggtgcctgggtggctcagtgggttaatcctctgccttcggctcaggacatgatcccagggtcctgggattgagccctgcatcgggctctctgctcggcggggagcctgcttcctcctctctctctctgcctgcctctctgcctacttgtgatttctctgtcaaataaataaataaaatctttttttttttttttaaagattttacttatttatttgacagagatcacaattaggcagagaggcaggcagagagagagaggaggaagcaggctccccgccgagcagagagcccgacgcgggacttgatcccaggaccccaagatcacgacccgagccgaaggcagtggcctaacccactgagccacgcaggcgccccaataaataaataaaatcttaaaaaaaaagagaaaagaatggaagccTTGcactaaagaaagataaaatctaGCTGCcacaacacacacatgaacaaaCGCATTCGCAACACCAAGTAATACTTGTTTTCTGGATAAGGGTCACACGGTATATTTCTATCAGCTGTGGCACCAACTGAAAGATGTAAGTCCCTAGTGCCACGAAGTTCCTCAGAGGGAGAGACGGCAGCGAGCTCCGCCAGCGGTCCCTGCGTACAAGCATTTCCTCCTTCAAAGCGCTCTCGATTCAATGACCCCATTTCCAGAGCCCGGAATTTTGTTCCCAGCCTCTGCTCCCACTTGTGCCTATTTTCTGCTAATCATTCACATATCAGCTGGACACACAGGACAGATAACAAATACCACATGCGCCTCCTCCCCTCCATCAGCCCGGCTTCCCTccttctcacccctcccccaccctgctccagACCCCTGCTCCTCTTCCCGCTTgcaatacttttatttatcttggaCTCTCTTTAAAAACACAGTTAGAATGATaggtggtgaaaaaaaaaaaaaaggaaaaaccaggcTTTGAAATTTTTGAGAGAGGACTGACTGGGTCATCATAATGTCCTTGAAGCCAtcgtgagatttttttttcctttgttaagaAACTTTTTAATTGATTAAAATCTCATAAAAGTTTTTAACGGAtaattcagcattttattttactttttaaaaaattaacatataatgtattacttgtttcagggatACATTTGTGaaccatcagtcttacacaattcacagcacctcACCataacacacaccctccccaatgtccataacccagccatcgtGAAATATTAATCGCTGTAAAAATATCTGGGAGGTCAATTTTCGGATGGGGAGCTCAAGAGGTGTAGGAGGGAAGGTTTccgggaagggagagagaagaaagaagggaggaggtgggggaggggcaggccttGAGCCACACCTTGTGTTTGCAGGTGTCAGAGGCTGACCAAGATCGACCTGGAGAAGCCTGGCACCCACCCCCCGCTGCTGCAGGGGCCTGGGCCTGTGAGCCACACGCACGGAAATGCAATGACTGCTGAGTTTGAAGATGCCAACTGGGGCGGGCCACCGCATCCCTATTCCTTGCAGGATTTACAAGTCACCTGTGGCTTTTaggctctcctccccctcccccccaaaaaactacagaatctctatttttttcttcaaagccaTGGAATGTGTTTTGACGGTGTTTCCCCTTTCCAGAACAAGTTTCTAGCTTGGCTTCTCCCCTACCACTGGCCTTCGGGGAACACCTCATGGGTTTCCTCCAGACCTGGTCTCCTACCTGAGGGCCATGCTCCGAGCCTCTCTGGCCAGCAGACACAGCCTCTTCCTGGTCAGGGCTTGGCCTTCGCTCACACACCCGGGGATTTCCCTCCCCAGTGGCATTCCTTCCCTCACTGAGGCAACTGCGTCCCAGGCTGTGTGACCGTGGACGGAAAGGGTGGGTATTTATACCCAACCCCTGCCTGCCCGTATCTAGGATTTCCTTCCTTATATGAAGATTCCTAATAACAAAtccaatatatttcttttttcatatgtCCTGTCCACATCCACATCTTGCTTTGAGCGACAAGCTCTTCTGTTTCCAGGAGCGAAAATGGAATATTCTTTGTCTGGTGTGACATGTGAAAATGGGGGGGCCAGGAGAGGTGAGGCGGAATATATGCTCTTTTGAAATAAGACTGAGTTCAAAATGGACAGTctacctgctttctcctccccccTCAACTTTGACAACAGCTAGCTTGAAGGCAAGGGCTAAGTTGTCAGGTGCTTTTTATTACTTAGTAGAATCAAAATCTGCTTTCTCTTTGGAATATAAAAAAGCAACAGAGAAGCAAAGGGCAAATCCTTTGCAACCATCACCTGGTTTACACAGGGGAAAAGCAAATACCATTAGGATGGTATGTCCGCCTGCTGCAGGCGCCCGCCCGCGGAGTCCTGTGTT
It encodes:
- the C1H4orf19 gene encoding uncharacterized protein C4orf19 homolog yields the protein MGCRCCKMIQSYLFDPVQVPSPGYVNEVNSCKVDEGDTGKLKGKQSSQVVHKNELQIEGLKRTASRGRACSGQEPHWPPPGQPPQGDTAGGHCAGKAGSAINGISPALAPLQPTGDHDRGLLPANSVAPTHPFPERGGPGQQDGALLASQETPVVRNGDSRAASRAEGPALEVLDHDLQIPAPDYPPLWGSVVDKGDQEEKDCLSKSQTEEDPLAGTHPRVGEHGLNMPFPLKRSWDSLNEAVSTDGLSVCFKEEAVAQANSRTEREDARGSPHEPGGDAEDEDAAVAEALAALEAATAGEDVDMDEAD